A portion of the Blastochloris tepida genome contains these proteins:
- a CDS encoding DNA polymerase III subunit delta', with protein MKDAPEEGDRVAGAPHPRTNRRLIGQDAAEAAMLEAWRGGQMHHAWLIGGPEGIGKATFAYRVARFMLAGGDPAAETLDVPVDHPAVKRIAAQSNSDLFVLRRAITPERITLPSVIPVEEVRKTVGFLGSTAASGGWRVVIVDSLDELNTAGANALLKSLEEPPSRVLFLLIAHRPGRVLATIRSRCRKLMLRPLGEAELAQVLTEVVGLDATTPNLAEAIAASGGSVRRALALLDPEQAAVQAATRAVLARLPAIDGTALHALADRLAAGGEAAFTAFIETVEDYLAAPLAAPQQAGAARLAAHAEVWDKLARAAAETDAFNLDRKPFVFSVVASLAEAARR; from the coding sequence GTGAAGGACGCTCCCGAGGAGGGCGACCGCGTCGCCGGCGCGCCGCACCCGCGCACCAACCGGCGGCTGATCGGCCAGGACGCCGCCGAGGCGGCGATGCTGGAGGCATGGCGCGGCGGCCAGATGCACCACGCCTGGCTGATCGGCGGGCCGGAGGGCATCGGCAAGGCGACGTTCGCCTACAGGGTTGCGCGCTTCATGCTGGCGGGCGGCGATCCCGCCGCTGAAACCCTCGACGTGCCGGTCGACCATCCCGCAGTCAAGCGCATCGCGGCGCAGTCGAATTCCGACCTGTTCGTGCTGCGCCGCGCCATCACGCCCGAGCGCATCACGCTGCCGAGCGTCATTCCTGTCGAGGAGGTGCGCAAGACGGTGGGCTTTCTCGGCTCCACCGCGGCATCGGGCGGCTGGCGGGTGGTGATCGTCGACTCGCTCGACGAGCTGAACACCGCCGGCGCCAACGCGCTGCTGAAGAGCCTGGAGGAGCCGCCGTCGCGGGTGCTGTTCCTGCTCATCGCCCACCGGCCGGGACGGGTGCTCGCCACCATCCGTTCGCGCTGCCGCAAGCTGATGCTGCGCCCGCTCGGCGAGGCCGAGCTCGCGCAGGTGCTCACCGAGGTGGTCGGGCTCGATGCAACGACGCCGAACCTTGCCGAAGCCATCGCCGCATCCGGCGGCTCGGTGCGGCGGGCGCTGGCGCTGCTCGATCCCGAGCAGGCGGCGGTGCAGGCCGCGACCCGCGCCGTGCTGGCGAGACTGCCGGCGATCGACGGCACCGCGCTGCACGCCCTGGCCGACCGGCTGGCGGCCGGCGGGGAGGCGGCGTTCACCGCCTTCATCGAGACGGTGGAGGATTATCTGGCGGCGCCGCTCGCTGCGCCGCAGCAGGCCGGCGCCGCGCGCCTTGCGGCCCATGCCGAGGTATGGGACAAGCTCGCCCGCGCGGCAGCCGAAACCGACGCATTCAACCTCGACCGCAAGCCGTTCGTGTTCTCGGTCGTTGCGTCCCTGGCCGAGGCCGCGCGCCGCTGA
- a CDS encoding septal ring lytic transglycosylase RlpA family protein, which yields MGKPLAAGCRIATIAAAATLLAACSLQERLASRIDPKYGVSASPKVIADGQPIPKGGGTYRTGKAYTIAGKTYVPLQKPEGFRQEGIASWYGDDFHGRLTANGEVYDMHSVSAAHPTLPIPSYARVTNLANRRSIVVRINDRGPFHDNRVIDLSVKTAQALDFHRNGVAKVRVEYVGPASLDGSDDKVLLATLRTDGQPAPAPSPVMVASAKPIFSASASSSSSGSVIRGPVPVPPDRPFDFGSGEHPLASASLRATGRPMAAAPVTAAAYTGPEPAAGGGAATSGFGLY from the coding sequence ATGGGAAAGCCTTTGGCGGCAGGCTGCCGTATCGCGACGATTGCCGCAGCCGCGACGCTTCTGGCGGCGTGTTCGCTTCAGGAGCGGCTGGCGAGCCGGATCGATCCGAAATACGGCGTTTCGGCCAGCCCGAAAGTCATTGCCGACGGCCAGCCGATTCCCAAGGGCGGCGGCACATACCGCACCGGCAAGGCCTACACGATCGCCGGCAAGACCTATGTGCCGCTGCAGAAGCCCGAGGGCTTCCGCCAGGAGGGCATCGCCTCCTGGTACGGCGACGACTTCCACGGCCGCCTCACCGCCAATGGCGAGGTCTACGACATGCACTCGGTCTCCGCGGCGCACCCGACGCTGCCGATTCCGAGCTATGCCCGCGTCACCAACCTCGCCAACCGCCGCTCGATCGTCGTGCGCATCAACGACCGCGGCCCCTTCCACGACAACCGCGTCATCGATCTGTCGGTGAAGACCGCCCAGGCGCTGGATTTCCACCGCAACGGCGTGGCCAAGGTGCGTGTCGAATATGTCGGGCCGGCCTCGCTCGACGGCAGCGACGACAAGGTGCTGCTGGCGACGCTGCGCACCGATGGCCAGCCGGCCCCGGCGCCGAGCCCGGTGATGGTCGCCTCCGCCAAGCCGATCTTCTCGGCCTCCGCCTCGTCCTCGTCGTCAGGCAGCGTGATCCGCGGCCCGGTGCCGGTGCCGCCGGACCGGCCGTTCGACTTCGGCTCGGGAGAGCATCCGTTGGCCTCGGCGAGCCTGCGCGCCACCGGCCGGCCGATGGCCGCGGCCCCGGTGACGGCCGCCGCCTACACCGGTCCCGAACCCGCCGCCGGCGGCGGCGCGGCGACGAGCGGCTTCGGGCTCTACTGA
- a CDS encoding threonine/serine exporter family protein has translation MSADVILQALPHLGHQALFGAVAAAGFGVLFNFGPAMLIWCGVAGAFALAVRTAGQDLGWALEAASFAAALATSCSAILVRRWLGAAAGAVALAGCIPMVPGAFFGHALLGFYAVTTVEPSEAVAPVIDALQYMLRVGFTLGAIGAGLAIPTHLIRNPDY, from the coding sequence ATGAGTGCGGACGTCATCCTGCAGGCGCTGCCGCACCTCGGCCATCAGGCGCTGTTCGGCGCCGTCGCCGCCGCCGGGTTCGGCGTGCTGTTCAATTTCGGCCCGGCGATGCTGATCTGGTGCGGGGTTGCCGGCGCCTTCGCCCTGGCCGTGCGGACCGCCGGTCAGGATCTCGGCTGGGCGCTGGAGGCGGCCTCGTTCGCCGCGGCCCTGGCCACCAGCTGCAGCGCCATCCTGGTCCGACGCTGGCTCGGCGCGGCCGCCGGCGCGGTCGCGCTCGCCGGCTGCATCCCCATGGTGCCGGGCGCGTTCTTCGGCCACGCGCTGCTCGGCTTCTACGCCGTCACCACCGTCGAGCCCAGCGAAGCCGTCGCCCCGGTCATCGATGCCCTGCAGTATATGCTGCGGGTCGGCTTCACATTGGGCGCGATCGGCGCCGGTCTCGCGATCCCGACGCATCTGATCCGCAATCCCGATTACTGA
- a CDS encoding TatD family hydrolase: MLIDSHCHLDFPDLAAEADAVVARARAAGVGRMVTISTRVHRFAEVLAIAERFPDVFCSVGTHCHHAAEEEDVTTDDLVRLARHPKVVAIGEAGLDYHYDFSPRDVQEASFRRHIAAARITGLPLVIHAREADEDTARILEEEMGQGPFPALLHCFTGSAELARRTVALGHYVSFSGVLTFKKTEELRKIAAELPAERILIETDAPYLAPGRWRGKRNEPAYIVETARVLAEVRGLSPAAVADLTTENFFQLFKKVPRDLQVPELRVPA; the protein is encoded by the coding sequence ATGCTGATCGACAGCCACTGCCATCTCGACTTCCCCGACCTCGCCGCCGAGGCCGACGCCGTGGTAGCGCGGGCGCGGGCGGCCGGGGTCGGGCGGATGGTGACGATCTCGACCCGCGTGCACCGTTTCGCCGAGGTGCTGGCGATCGCCGAGCGATTCCCCGACGTGTTCTGCTCGGTCGGCACCCACTGCCACCACGCCGCCGAGGAGGAGGACGTCACCACCGACGACCTCGTGCGGCTCGCCCGGCACCCCAAGGTGGTCGCCATCGGCGAGGCCGGGCTCGACTATCACTACGACTTCTCGCCGCGCGACGTGCAGGAGGCGAGCTTCCGCCGCCACATCGCCGCCGCCCGCATCACCGGCCTGCCGCTGGTGATCCATGCCCGCGAGGCGGACGAGGACACGGCCCGCATCCTGGAGGAGGAGATGGGGCAGGGGCCCTTCCCGGCCCTGCTGCACTGCTTCACCGGCAGCGCCGAACTGGCGCGCCGCACGGTGGCCCTCGGCCACTACGTCTCGTTCTCGGGCGTGCTGACCTTCAAGAAGACCGAGGAATTGCGCAAGATAGCCGCCGAACTGCCGGCCGAGCGCATCCTGATCGAGACCGATGCGCCGTATCTGGCGCCGGGCAGGTGGCGCGGCAAACGCAATGAACCGGCCTATATCGTCGAGACGGCACGCGTGCTGGCGGAGGTGCGGGGGCTGTCGCCGGCCGCGGTGGCCGACCTGACGACGGAGAATTTCTTCCAGCTTTTCAAGAAGGTGCCCAGAGACCTTCAAGTCCCGGAGCTTCGGGTGCCCGCATGA
- a CDS encoding D-alanyl-D-alanine carboxypeptidase family protein, with product MKGYVAMAAHITPGFIRYSIGLIRTLLLIAAVLVGARAASADTYQTSVPHAILVDYDSGSVLFEKAADVPAPPASLTKMMTMAVVFQALKDGKIGIDDEFMISEHAWRHGGAPSGGSAMFAELNSRVKLSDLMRGVIVQSGNDAAIAIAEGLMGNEPSFAQLMTQRAKEIGLTSANFRNPTGYHDPDQKISARDISKLATYIIQNFPEYYPIYGEPDFKWNNIYQRNRNPLLAMGIGADGLKTGYVKEGGYNLAGSAVQNGQRLIVVVMGAKSEKERGDEARKLLDWGFRNFESRLLFDTGAAIAEARVFGGAQSRVKLAAEGPVRILVPRGSTEKITARVVYQGPVRAPVATGTPIGRLRVMRGEILAVEVPLHAGEDVGQGDLTQRALDGAQELVIDLVKAGAAKLKAGALKP from the coding sequence ATGAAGGGATATGTGGCGATGGCGGCGCACATCACCCCTGGCTTTATCAGATACAGTATCGGCTTGATCCGGACGCTTCTTCTCATCGCAGCGGTGCTGGTGGGCGCGCGCGCGGCGAGCGCGGACACCTATCAGACCAGCGTGCCGCACGCGATCCTTGTCGATTACGACTCCGGCAGCGTGCTGTTCGAGAAGGCGGCCGACGTGCCGGCGCCGCCGGCCAGCCTCACCAAGATGATGACGATGGCCGTGGTGTTCCAGGCCCTCAAGGACGGCAAGATCGGCATCGACGACGAGTTCATGATCTCCGAGCACGCATGGCGCCACGGCGGCGCCCCCTCGGGCGGGTCCGCGATGTTCGCCGAGCTCAACAGCCGGGTGAAACTGTCCGATCTCATGCGCGGCGTCATCGTGCAGTCGGGCAATGACGCGGCTATCGCCATTGCCGAAGGGCTGATGGGCAACGAGCCGTCCTTTGCCCAGTTGATGACGCAGCGCGCCAAGGAAATCGGGCTGACCAGCGCCAACTTCCGCAATCCGACTGGCTATCACGATCCCGACCAGAAGATCTCGGCGCGGGATATCTCCAAGCTCGCAACCTACATCATCCAAAATTTCCCGGAATATTACCCGATCTATGGCGAGCCGGATTTCAAGTGGAATAATATCTACCAACGCAACCGCAACCCACTGCTGGCGATGGGCATCGGCGCCGACGGACTGAAGACCGGCTACGTCAAGGAGGGCGGCTACAATCTGGCCGGCTCGGCCGTGCAGAACGGCCAGCGGCTGATCGTGGTGGTGATGGGCGCCAAGAGCGAGAAGGAGCGCGGCGACGAGGCCCGCAAGCTGCTCGACTGGGGCTTCCGCAATTTCGAGTCGCGCCTGCTGTTCGATACGGGCGCGGCGATCGCCGAGGCCCGCGTGTTCGGCGGCGCGCAGAGCCGCGTCAAGCTCGCCGCCGAGGGGCCGGTGCGGATCCTGGTGCCACGCGGTTCCACCGAGAAGATCACCGCCCGTGTGGTCTATCAGGGGCCGGTGCGCGCGCCGGTCGCCACGGGAACGCCGATCGGCCGGTTGCGGGTCATGCGCGGCGAAATCCTCGCGGTCGAGGTGCCGCTGCACGCCGGCGAGGACGTGGGGCAGGGCGATCTCACCCAGCGCGCGCTCGATGGCGCACAGGAGCTGGTGATCGACCTCGTCAAGGCCGGCGCGGCGAAGCTGAAGGCCGGAGCGCTCAAGCCGTGA
- a CDS encoding aldo/keto reductase, with protein MTRSDLPAITLPTRRLGRTDMYITRVGFGAWAIGGGDWAAGWGAQDDRASIAAIRHAVDRGLNWIDTAAVYGLGHSEEIVRAALAEIPFDERPYVFTKCGLVWSDADRTKMPSRVGAPQSIRREVEASLRRLGVERIDLYQMHWPAGDGTPLEAYWQTLLDLKAEGKVRAVGLSNHTTEQLRVCEHLGHVDSLQPPFSAIRREVGATELPWCEAHGTGVIVYSPMQSGLLTGHFTHERARDLPASDWRSRASDFSGDRLDRNLRLAAALEPIAARRGTTVATVAVAWTLIWPGVTGAIVGARSPEQVDGWFDAATLELTRADIEEIAHAIATTGAGAGPAVPG; from the coding sequence ATGACCCGATCAGACTTGCCGGCCATCACGCTGCCCACCCGTCGGCTGGGCCGCACCGACATGTACATCACCCGCGTCGGGTTCGGCGCCTGGGCGATCGGCGGCGGCGACTGGGCCGCGGGGTGGGGCGCCCAGGACGACCGCGCCTCGATCGCCGCCATTCGCCACGCCGTCGACCGCGGCCTCAACTGGATCGACACTGCCGCCGTCTACGGGCTCGGCCATTCCGAGGAGATCGTGCGGGCGGCGCTGGCCGAAATCCCGTTCGACGAGCGACCCTACGTCTTCACCAAATGCGGCCTGGTCTGGTCCGATGCCGACCGGACGAAAATGCCCTCGCGCGTCGGCGCACCGCAGAGCATCCGGCGGGAGGTCGAGGCCTCGCTGAGGCGGCTCGGCGTCGAGCGCATCGACCTTTACCAGATGCATTGGCCGGCCGGCGACGGCACGCCGCTGGAGGCCTATTGGCAGACGCTGCTCGACCTCAAGGCCGAGGGCAAGGTCCGCGCGGTGGGGCTGTCCAACCACACCACCGAGCAGCTTCGGGTGTGCGAACATCTCGGCCATGTCGACAGCCTGCAGCCGCCATTCTCCGCCATCCGCCGCGAGGTGGGGGCGACGGAACTTCCGTGGTGCGAGGCGCACGGCACCGGGGTGATCGTCTACAGCCCGATGCAGTCGGGCCTGCTCACCGGCCATTTCACCCACGAGCGCGCCAGGGATCTGCCGGCCAGCGACTGGCGTTCGCGCGCCTCGGACTTCTCGGGCGACAGGCTCGACCGCAATCTCAGGCTTGCTGCGGCCCTGGAGCCGATCGCGGCGCGGCGGGGCACCACGGTCGCCACCGTGGCGGTGGCCTGGACGCTGATCTGGCCGGGGGTCACCGGCGCCATCGTCGGCGCCCGCAGCCCGGAGCAGGTCGATGGCTGGTTCGATGCCGCAACGCTCGAACTCACCCGGGCTGACATTGAGGAGATCGCCCACGCCATCGCCACGACCGGCGCGGGAGCAGGCCCGGCGGTGCCGGGCTGA
- a CDS encoding MBL fold metallo-hydrolase — translation MTLVATILGCGSSGGVPRVGSGWGRCDPAEPKNRRRRCAMLLQRLGPDGTTTVLIDAGPDLREQLLDAGVTHLDGVLITHEHADHTHGIDDLRPLVIHQRRRIDVYLDAETSAAMRARFGYCFATPPGSEYPPILTEHRIHADEPVTIAGAGGPITALPFRLVHGGIEALGFRIGDLAYSADVSKIPPESMGALDDLGTWIVDSLREAPHPSHFSLTDALGWIERIQPRRAILTNLHTDLDFQDLARRLPEGVEPAFDGLRIEIRP, via the coding sequence ATGACGCTGGTGGCGACGATCCTCGGCTGCGGCTCCTCGGGCGGTGTCCCGCGCGTCGGGTCCGGCTGGGGTCGTTGCGATCCCGCCGAGCCGAAGAACCGCCGCCGCCGCTGCGCCATGCTGCTGCAGCGCCTCGGGCCGGACGGCACCACCACCGTGCTGATCGACGCCGGACCCGATCTGCGCGAGCAGCTTCTCGATGCCGGCGTGACCCATCTCGACGGCGTGCTGATCACCCACGAGCACGCCGACCATACCCACGGCATCGACGATCTGCGGCCGCTGGTGATCCATCAGCGGCGCCGCATCGACGTCTATTTGGACGCCGAGACCTCGGCGGCGATGCGCGCGCGCTTCGGCTATTGCTTCGCCACGCCGCCCGGCAGCGAATACCCGCCGATCCTGACCGAGCACCGCATCCATGCCGACGAGCCGGTCACCATCGCCGGCGCCGGCGGGCCGATCACCGCGCTGCCGTTCCGGCTGGTGCATGGCGGCATCGAGGCGCTGGGCTTCCGCATCGGCGATCTGGCCTACAGCGCCGACGTGAGCAAGATCCCGCCCGAAAGCATGGGCGCGCTCGACGACCTCGGCACCTGGATCGTCGACTCGCTGCGCGAGGCGCCGCACCCGAGCCATTTCTCGCTGACCGACGCGCTGGGCTGGATCGAGCGCATCCAGCCGCGCCGGGCCATCCTGACCAATCTGCACACCGATCTGGACTTCCAGGACTTGGCGCGGCGGCTGCCGGAGGGCGTCGAGCCGGCCTTCGACGGCCTGCGCATCGAGATCCGCCCGTGA
- a CDS encoding threonine/serine exporter family protein yields MAETIDPVRVRHRDLERYANCALSIGRTLMECGTRVKVVHDGAAMVARGLGVETVGLRSGYASLEITVGHGANTITRMMPVGRHGVNQRLDLAVRRLAAKAAAGGMMVDQINAELAHLVATTPRHPAWFVALATGIACAAFGRLLGVDWPAVLPILFAGTVGQGVRHVLLARNMNFFVVTAIIAFLAASLGGIGARLNGSITIDMAMMASILLLVPGVPATNAQADIMDGFPTVGSARVVWVVMVMVFATTGMALAQTLLGQSLLGITR; encoded by the coding sequence ATGGCCGAGACGATCGATCCGGTTCGGGTGCGCCACCGCGACCTTGAACGCTACGCCAACTGCGCGCTGAGCATCGGCCGCACCCTGATGGAGTGCGGGACACGGGTGAAGGTGGTGCACGATGGGGCGGCGATGGTGGCCCGCGGACTCGGCGTCGAGACGGTCGGCCTGCGCTCCGGCTATGCCTCGCTCGAGATCACCGTCGGCCACGGCGCCAACACCATCACCCGCATGATGCCGGTCGGCCGCCATGGCGTGAACCAGCGGCTCGATCTCGCGGTGCGGCGGCTGGCGGCGAAAGCCGCGGCCGGCGGCATGATGGTCGATCAGATCAATGCCGAGCTGGCCCATCTCGTGGCGACGACGCCGCGCCATCCCGCCTGGTTCGTGGCGCTGGCCACCGGCATCGCCTGCGCCGCCTTCGGCCGCCTGCTGGGGGTCGACTGGCCGGCGGTGCTGCCGATCCTGTTCGCCGGCACGGTGGGGCAGGGGGTGCGGCACGTGCTGCTGGCCCGCAACATGAACTTCTTCGTGGTCACCGCCATCATCGCCTTTCTGGCGGCGAGCCTCGGCGGCATCGGCGCGCGCCTGAACGGCAGCATCACCATCGACATGGCGATGATGGCCTCGATCCTGCTGCTGGTGCCGGGCGTGCCGGCCACCAATGCCCAAGCCGACATCATGGACGGGTTTCCCACCGTCGGCAGCGCGCGGGTGGTGTGGGTGGTCATGGTGATGGTGTTCGCCACCACCGGGATGGCCCTGGCCCAGACGCTGCTCGGCCAATCGCTGCTGGGGATCACGCGATGA
- the tmk gene encoding dTMP kinase, whose translation MTDTSGFRRGRFITFEGGEGAGKSTQLARLADRLMESGYGILTTREPGGSPGAEAIRHVLLSGAAKPLGTAAEAILFGAARADHVASAIEPALASGKWVLCDRFIDSTRVYQGALGEVDPRLIRALERVSVGAIRPDLTLVLDVPAELGLARAQDRSGAQGRSGAADRFESEDMTFHRTLREAYRQLAEREPNRCILIDASRKADEVAAAIWQAVTSRLIVPDMLAQAREVLG comes from the coding sequence GTGACCGATACGTCCGGGTTTCGCCGCGGTCGCTTCATCACGTTCGAGGGCGGCGAGGGGGCCGGAAAGTCGACCCAGCTCGCCCGGCTGGCCGACCGGCTAATGGAGTCAGGCTACGGCATCCTGACCACGCGCGAGCCCGGCGGCTCGCCGGGTGCCGAGGCCATCCGCCATGTGTTGCTGTCGGGCGCGGCCAAGCCGCTGGGCACGGCCGCCGAGGCCATCCTGTTCGGCGCGGCGCGGGCGGATCACGTCGCCAGCGCGATCGAACCGGCGCTCGCCAGCGGCAAATGGGTGCTGTGCGACCGGTTCATCGATTCCACCCGCGTCTATCAGGGCGCGCTCGGCGAGGTCGATCCAAGGCTGATCCGGGCGCTGGAGCGGGTGAGCGTCGGCGCCATTCGGCCCGATCTGACCCTGGTGCTCGACGTGCCGGCCGAGCTTGGGCTTGCCCGCGCCCAAGACCGCTCGGGCGCCCAAGGCCGTTCGGGCGCGGCGGACCGGTTCGAGAGCGAGGACATGACGTTCCACCGCACGCTGCGCGAGGCCTATCGCCAGCTTGCCGAGCGCGAGCCGAACCGCTGCATCCTCATCGACGCCAGCCGCAAGGCCGACGAGGTCGCAGCCGCGATCTGGCAGGCGGTCACCTCGCGCCTGATCGTGCCCGACATGCTCGCCCAGGCGCGCGAGGTGCTGGGGTGA
- the mazG gene encoding nucleoside triphosphate pyrophosphohydrolase has protein sequence MSQRPEPSRDIARLLDLMAMLRTPGTGCPWDLDQDFATIAPYTIEEAYEVADAIARGDLVDLNDELGDLLLQVVFHARMAEEIGRFDFGDVVQAITAKLIRRHPHVFGDAGDLDPEAVKALWATIKAGEKAEKARAHAAAGRTTEAPTSALDGVPLALPALTRALKLQEKAGRVGFDWGAVAPVLAKIKEEIAEMEAEIVAGDRDAAAGEIGDVLFAMVNLARHLGVDPEDALRRTNHKFTRRFHAIEAALAREGRTPEQSDLAEMDALWNAAKQAESRE, from the coding sequence ATGAGCCAGCGTCCCGAGCCGTCCCGCGACATCGCCCGGCTACTGGACCTGATGGCGATGCTGCGCACGCCGGGCACTGGTTGTCCCTGGGATCTCGACCAGGACTTCGCGACGATCGCGCCCTATACGATCGAGGAAGCCTATGAGGTGGCCGATGCCATCGCTCGCGGCGACCTCGTCGACCTCAATGACGAGCTGGGCGACCTGCTGCTGCAGGTGGTGTTTCACGCCCGCATGGCCGAGGAGATCGGCCGGTTCGATTTCGGCGACGTGGTCCAGGCCATCACCGCCAAGCTGATCCGCCGACATCCGCACGTGTTCGGCGATGCAGGCGACCTCGATCCCGAGGCCGTGAAGGCGCTGTGGGCGACGATCAAGGCCGGGGAGAAGGCGGAGAAGGCCCGCGCGCACGCGGCCGCCGGCCGCACGACCGAGGCGCCAACCAGCGCGCTCGACGGTGTTCCCCTCGCCCTCCCCGCCCTCACCCGCGCCCTCAAGCTGCAGGAGAAGGCCGGCCGGGTGGGGTTCGATTGGGGCGCGGTCGCTCCGGTCCTCGCCAAGATCAAGGAGGAGATCGCCGAGATGGAGGCGGAGATCGTCGCGGGCGACCGCGACGCCGCTGCCGGCGAGATCGGCGACGTGCTGTTCGCCATGGTCAATCTGGCGCGCCATCTCGGCGTCGATCCCGAGGATGCGTTGCGCCGCACCAACCACAAATTCACCCGCCGCTTCCACGCCATCGAGGCAGCGCTTGCGCGCGAGGGCCGCACGCCCGAGCAATCCGACCTGGCCGAGATGGACGCCCTGTGGAACGCCGCCAAACAGGCGGAATCGCGGGAATGA
- the metG gene encoding methionine--tRNA ligase: protein MKGRYYITTAIAYPNGVPHIGHAYEAIATDAIARFQRLDGYDVLFLTGTDEHGIKMLQTAQREGLTPAELVARNVPRFQAMVERFDISNDDFIRTTEARHKQACTELWQRMAAAGDIYLSKYSGWYSVRDEAYYAEEETTVREDGVRIGPQGTPVEWTEEESYFFRLSKYTEPLLNYYNEHPDFILPEARRNEVVSFVKGGLQDLSISRTTFDWGIPVPGDPDHIMYVWVDALNNYVTATGLLNGGGPREAYWPADLHVIGKDITRFHAVYWPAFLMSAGLPVPKRVFGHGFLFNKGEKMSKSVGNVVDPFALADAYGVDAVRYFFLREVPFGQDGSYTPEAIVNRTNADLANDLGNLAQRSLSFVAKNCEGRVPAPGAFSEADATLLAAADAMIEAAREAMKTQQIHTVLATVWAVVADANRYFAGEAPWALKKTDPERMGTVLYVTAEVIRQVAIMAQPFVPRGAAKLLDLVGVAADARGFDRLGPAGRLTPGAALPAPEPVFPRYVEPDAPAKGT, encoded by the coding sequence ATGAAGGGCCGTTACTATATCACCACCGCCATCGCCTATCCCAATGGCGTGCCGCACATCGGCCACGCCTATGAGGCGATCGCCACCGACGCCATCGCCCGCTTCCAGCGGCTCGACGGCTACGACGTGCTGTTCCTCACCGGGACCGACGAGCACGGCATCAAGATGCTGCAGACCGCCCAGCGCGAGGGGCTGACCCCGGCCGAGCTGGTGGCGCGCAACGTGCCGCGGTTCCAGGCGATGGTCGAGCGGTTCGACATCTCCAACGACGATTTCATCCGCACCACCGAGGCGCGCCACAAGCAGGCTTGCACCGAGCTGTGGCAGCGCATGGCGGCGGCTGGCGACATCTATCTGTCGAAATATTCCGGCTGGTACTCGGTGCGCGACGAAGCCTACTACGCGGAGGAGGAGACCACCGTCCGCGAGGATGGCGTGCGCATCGGCCCGCAGGGCACGCCGGTGGAATGGACCGAGGAGGAAAGCTATTTCTTCCGCCTGTCCAAGTACACCGAGCCGCTGCTGAACTATTACAACGAACACCCGGACTTCATCCTGCCAGAGGCGCGCCGCAACGAGGTGGTGAGCTTCGTCAAGGGTGGGCTGCAGGACCTCTCGATCTCGCGCACCACCTTCGACTGGGGCATTCCGGTGCCGGGCGATCCCGACCACATCATGTATGTGTGGGTGGACGCGCTGAACAACTACGTCACGGCGACCGGGCTGCTCAATGGCGGCGGCCCGCGCGAAGCCTATTGGCCGGCCGATCTCCACGTCATCGGCAAGGACATCACCCGCTTCCACGCCGTCTATTGGCCGGCCTTCCTGATGTCGGCGGGGCTGCCGGTCCCTAAGCGCGTGTTCGGCCACGGCTTCCTGTTCAACAAGGGCGAGAAGATGTCGAAGTCGGTCGGCAATGTCGTCGACCCGTTCGCGCTCGCCGACGCCTACGGCGTCGATGCCGTCCGCTACTTCTTCCTGCGCGAGGTGCCGTTCGGCCAGGACGGCTCCTACACGCCCGAAGCCATCGTCAACCGCACCAATGCCGACCTCGCCAACGACCTCGGCAATCTGGCGCAGCGCTCGCTGTCGTTCGTCGCCAAGAACTGCGAGGGCAGGGTGCCGGCGCCGGGTGCGTTCTCGGAGGCCGACGCAACGCTGCTCGCCGCGGCCGATGCGATGATCGAGGCGGCGCGCGAGGCGATGAAGACCCAGCAGATCCACACGGTGCTCGCCACGGTGTGGGCGGTGGTTGCCGACGCCAACCGCTATTTCGCCGGCGAGGCGCCGTGGGCGCTGAAGAAGACCGATCCCGAACGCATGGGAACGGTGCTCTATGTCACCGCCGAGGTGATCCGGCAGGTGGCGATCATGGCCCAGCCGTTCGTGCCGCGCGGCGCGGCGAAGCTGCTCGACCTCGTCGGCGTCGCGGCCGACGCCAGAGGCTTCGACCGGCTTGGCCCTGCCGGCCGGCTGACGCCGGGTGCCGCGCTGCCGGCGCCTGAGCCGGTGTTTCCGCGTTATGTCGAGCCGGACGCACCGGCAAAGGGCACCTGA